tattaattatatggaTAATAATAGTGATGGAAATCTATATTTTGACATCTACAATTCTCATGAACTATGTACCTGATATTCATTAATTATCATAGCTGTAAGTAGGATTAGATTATTACTCGTACTCGGTGAGCATGATAGTTTAGTTGCTAGTATTAAGTTCAATGTTTTTGTACGCCGTTTGGCAAAATATAGTGAaactgtacatattataaactgaccaccactgtaattctacctatatttacaaataaaacacttacttacttacttactttatttgtaaaagtcaatacatcactacatagtataaaacaaagtcgcttcccgctgtctatctgtcttatgtagtatgcttagatctttaaaactacgcaacggattttgatgcggtttttagggttccgtagccaaatggcaaaaaacggaacccttatagattcgtcatgtctgtctgtctgtctgtccgtctgtctgtccgtccgtatgtcacagccacttttctccgaaactataagaactatactgttgaaacttggtaagtagatgtattctgtaaaccgcattaagattttcacacaaaaatagaaaaaaaacaataaatttttggggttccccatacttcgaactgaaactcaaaaattttttgttcatcaaacccatacgtgtggggtatctatggataggtcttcaaaaatgatattgaggtttctaatatcatttttttctaaactgaatagtttgcgcgagagacacttccaaagtggtaaaatgtgtgtccccccccccgtaacttctaaaataacagaatgataaaactaaaaaaaatatatgatgtacattaccatgtaaacttccaccgaaaattggtttgaacgagatctagtaagtagttatttttttatacgtcataaattgcctaaatacggaacccttcatgggcgagtccgactcgcacttggccgcttttttttaatagagtgattcaagaggaaggtttatgtataatttgttaacccgtgcgaagccggggcgggtcgctagtaatgaataaaaaaaacaaataaaaatactgttCAGAACCTCTATTATAACTCTTGAAGATGCTTAAcctatttggggcattatctatgaaaaggtacCTCATTGTCGAtgtcgcttacgccattattaacgatgctccgatataaatacaatgccgcgcgacgctgtgcggcgtgagatccatcgacaataaggtcccttttcataggtaATGCCCCATTTCATAGCACATGCACAATTATAATGCGCATGGAATTACTAGCTTTAATAGGTTACCTAGGCACTTTATAAATACTTGTGTAAAAGAAAAAGTGATTTCTAGATACAAGTGTAAATTGGTCGTTTTTAACTCGGTCAGTCTGGTTTACACTTGAATGGTCTCGTAAAAATAATCGATAACTAGTGGTAGTGGTACTACTTACTTTATGGTGGTACCTACAAAATATAGTAtaacccatagactaggaatcctctagacggagtttagagcaattatttcatgaaaccgatgctgccaaaaatacgggggtgcggggggacgaggtgaacgaatcccgtgccgtgattggtccgttcaaagacacggagtaaaactaccgtatataatggcagagggggtagcgttactatgctcagtctagaggatgtcctGTCTGTGTATACCACCCATGCGACACATGCATAGTACCCTGAATTTTTGGTGCGGGAATGTTTATCGCTAACCAAAAATAGGTAAACACTGTAAAAAAGAAATTATTAGAACATTTCTATTTAGGTATACAAGTATTTTATACTACCCATACATATAGTTCAAAATacggtatttaatatttatgcaaGATGGCTATTTCCTCAACACATTTttgatacacaactttgggaaaaaatcaaattattttgttaaatattttgattggtgttttttttaagtggcggggtggccaaggggttcaaggattgctaaagacgccgattcgaatccggccttcaccattGGAGAGCTTcgtcacatttttttaaatatatgacatctctttcagtttatacatttttgataataataaaccttcctcttgagtcactctatctattaaaaaagaacgcttcaaaatccgttgcgtagttttaaagatctaagcatacagtatagggacagacagcgggaagcgactttgttttatactatagatcgatttttttagcagtagaaagaacttgaaagaaggtaagcgattttgacatgtcttttaattgaaaaacactttttaaaaatcaataactattacttatgaaagcagaagactataaaagattgtattagattcataattgttacatatttacagtaacttatttttaaaatgtgtttttcaattaaaagacctatcaagattgtttaccttatttctaatgctaaaacgaACTATATGTAGTGATATTTCACCAATTTCTTGTGTCAATATTTGGGGTTAAAAGTTGGCATGCCTCACTGATTCTCATCACATAGCGTGTTGCATGCTTAATAGACCAGTCACGCTCTGATACTTTAATGGTAGCGtttttacttttacagtacCATCAGTGGTTCTAAGACTAGGCGACgataatacatacaatacaatacaatacaaatcctttttattgcacaacctcaatagagtctggctagccaaaaattgttgacagatatttcgttgttgtatcaccaattgtctatgactttaaaaaaaagctaaaagtcggttgtcaatttatgtcattcattcaaattgcgGTTTATttaaggggtttattttaaataatattaataatgtaatattaataataggaGCAAACTATTATTTCAGCTCGTAAATAAATACGACAATttgcgaagtcgacgtgtagcgttgtataacgaaaaactgcaatgtttacaagtcctaAACAAATGTCaacaaattaggaggttggtgctctataaatattttgatacttagcatttagcatatttggcatagtaatacttatgtaatttttttggtgatggattatattacggtattatcaagctaggtcttatttacactacatttaatttttcCCCTTGTTACAATAgtatatggtgagaaagtgttaacatatgtgtttatcgttAACTGTACTTTAtatagtggtagaaattatgtgagctgactttgagtgcacgtcaacctatatttaacttatatccttaggtgccttacgtgtgcacagaaaatcaaaaatattttctagtatcacAACTAcaattcctactacacaaagtgtgaccagcccaagatgttttgaatttcccgccaaacatttgtgtaatatttttgtagccAGACTCTAGATGTTATAATTTACCTTACTCAAACAGTTATATTTTTGTCTCCAGCCCTGGCGCTCTGCGACTGGTCGAACTTACAACTGCGCAGACGCAACCTGGCGCGCCGGCACTGCGGCCCCAAGCAGCACACCGACAACTTCGCCCGCATCGGCAGCGTCGCCACCTTTGAGGCCATCGAGCTAGTCCAGACCCTGAAGCACGTCACCAGGACCACAGAATCCGCCATCAACCTGAAACCCCTCCTCATGTCCACAGCCATGAACATGTTCAGCCACTACATGTGCAATGTCAGATTTGATGAAGATGATGTTGAATTCCGCAAAATCGTCGACCATTTCGATGAGATCTTCTGGGAAATCAATCAAGGATACGCTGTTGATTTCCTTCCTTGGCTTTCACCGTTTTACAAGAAGCATATGGATAAGTTGTCCAACTGGTCCAAAGAGATCCGCAGCTTTATTCTTTCGAGAATCGTGGAACAGAGAGAAATGAACTTGGAAACTGATGGTCCAGAGAAGGATTTCCTAGATGGACTCCTAAGGGTTTTACATGATGATCCGACTGTTGATAGGGATACGATTATTTTCATGCTCGAGGACTTCTTGGGCGGTCATTCGTCTGTTGGCAACTTGGTTATGCTTTGCTTAGCTGCTGTGGCGCGCGACCCTGAAGTAGGGAAGAAGATTCGTTCAGAAATCGAAGGTCTGACTAAAGGAAAACGCGCTATCAGTCTAGTCGATAGAAGCAGCCTGCCATACACGGAATCGACTATCTTGGAAGTTTTGAGATACGCGTCTTCTCCGATAGTTCCTCATGTAGCTACAGAGAACGCCGAAGTAGCCGGGTTTGGAGTTGAGAAAGGGACCACGATCTTTATAAACAACTACGAGTTGAACACATCTGAGAAATACTGGAGTGAGCCGGAGAAATTCGATCCCTCTCGATTCTTAGAGCGCAGTAAAGTGCGCGTCAGGAGGAACTCCCAATGTGACTCGGGTATGGAGTCTGACAGCGAACGAACAGGACCGATAAATAAAACGACAGAGATGGAGAAAGAGGTAGTATCAGTTAAAAAGAACATCCCTCACTTCTTGCCGTTCAGCATCGGTAAAAGAACATGCATCGGGCAGACACTAGTGACCACAATGAGCTTCGTTATGTTTGCCAACATCATGCAAGAGTTTGATATCGGTGCTGAGCATTTAGAGGATTTAAGACAGAAGCCGGCGTGCGTAGCTCTTCCTAAAGACACATTTAATCTGTACGTAGTACCCAGAAAGCActgaataatttattattgtagataATCAATCTCCTCAGCCACTATTAaggtttttataaataaaattgcagAAACTGATTAGACTTCAATAGAGTAGGTACATGGATAGGTACTGTAGTTTTCTTATAGAGAAGTATCtcgaatagagtctgtgcggaaagagatgagtcgtagaatgtatgggttctcttacattctacgactcttctcttttcgcacagactaaCAGATTAGGTTAGATTATTGTAGCGCtggttgtaaaaaaaatatttattcattttttgtaGCTCTGTGTTGTGTTTCAGCTCTTTTGGTATTACCAGTTTCaagtaaaacaaaaacataGACAACTATACTCAGACACACTCACTTtgtcgaaattcaaattttccatgGTGGAAATTCTTCGCAccgattttttaaattgtcCACTTTTCTACTGGAAAAGTGGGTGTACCAGAGtatagtttatttaatttgaattcTTCATATTAATATTGAAGGTGGCAATACTGTAGTTTTTTTACATGACTTTATAACCAAATATGGCTGTGGAGAGACGctcaaaacattatttatttctcgAAATAATCTTTTTAGGTACTCGAAATAATCTTACATTTGGCTTTTCTGTCATAAACTGTATGTACTCGTCccaaatttagaaaatgtgtGAATGTATGCGTGCGCTAGGATTTTTATGATAGTTAGCTAACTGGTCTAGATCTAGTATTTCTAGTAAGCACTAGATCTTAACCAAACAGTTGATTCATTTACCCGACGACTTTCTTCTGTTTCGTGGATTTGATACTGGCTGATGTTTTAGAgtttttagcatttttttgtagttttgtaGCGCggcaatataattttattgaaatttagaCGCATTTATTATGTAGAAgtagttttaggtattttacctaTATCAGTCATTGAGCGTTCTGTGAATCTCTCTTATAGTAGATTTTAGGACCGTAAACTTAGTGTAGTGATCAGTGCTTAATACacaaaaaaatggaaccctgaGCCACTGTAGACATATGACTCACTGTTTAACAGTTACAATAATTTCaaaggttattaaaaaaaaagaaatttagCTGACATGTTGCCTCAGGGTTCCATTGGTTGATCATTGGAACATTTCACTAAAATGTCGCTTACATAACGCATTTCCTTTAGCAGCTCTTAAACATAATGTTTACGATGACACAGTATATATAGAcaaggggtctctattgtttcccataaagttttaagtcataatgtattgtttgtccgcattttcgttagtcataatttggtttttctcagaaacgcgtaacttttcaggattgccataaaacaaacctaacctaacctatctataggataactttacgaaaattctgaaaagttaacggtttcagaattatgactaatgataatctgacaatcattacattatgactttcaataattatgtgaaacaaagggatccgatAGACAAGACTTTCTTTTTTAAAGCAAAACCTAAtatatcatataaaaaaaaaacagaatttaCCTACAGTTAGATAAGTGATACTATGGTGAAATGTTCCATATACTTAGTCATGTATCCGAGTTTGATCaaactgtagtgttttttatactttttgtacGTAGTTTTATGTAGTTAGCACCAGCATActagtttatttgtttattgaatTTAGTCAGAAATATCGTATTAGATGTTTTTAGTATGACCCTCTAAAAAGAATgtagtcaaaaatatttaaattttatttttctatagaaggataggtaggtacagtcagcatcaatagtagaggTTCAGAAcgtgaaaaccgaaattcgcaaattgcggagatctttctcttttactccaatgaaggcgtaataagagtgacagagaaagatgcccacaatttgtgaacttcgattttcgcggttatagccctggaatacttttccaaatatgtatacctggattaatcaactttttcttgtgaCACGtggctatggttacggtctcctcagtcactcttaaaattctaggtttttcgtatttaaatgaaccaaacttgcattttatggtagttctaaataagacctttccataattggacatctactgagcatgttagtagaacatggtacagcagttcttctaacaatctatgctactattgtctcttcgctgatgggacagaataacaacaagaaatagttgattgacccacctATATCTATACCTATCAATTACAGTTCGCTTtcaaaagtaggtatttatctgTCAGTCTTATTGTTCTTCTTATAGACACATCTCTTTTTGTTAAGTTATTAGAGAATGGTAGATACACATTTCCCGCGTAGTCTGATACACTATTTGATGCTAACTATATAGTCCCATTAACACATTAATTGTAACAGTAGCACAGAATACGTTAAATTAAGTAACTCAATATAAAACTTTGTTCTTTCTTTTGCAAATAACATGTATTCCTTTTATCTATAGAAATAATATCTAGTATGACCATTCAGTAGTAGTATTAGTTGCCTTTGTAAACCAATCTTagtttatagtatagtatggtCCAAATTCACTTCAATACGAACGATTATTGTATGATAGAGAAATTGTGATTTTGTAGAGTTTATGGTAGATTTTGAAATTATAGTACTTGCAAATTTACGTCTTGTGTTTTTATCATTACGTCTTATATTCCACCTTTTAgaatcaaatttaaaaataattggatATCTGGAAGGATGTGCAACTTATTTTACCTAATTagtaaggctggttttagtgtcacgcggaccgtccgtgcggatcgctccgcaccgtcaAATCGTATGAGAAAGCTGTCCACGCGGACGGTCGTCCGCGTGGATCCGTCAGCTTTACTCTAAAAAGtctaaaacgctccctgaacttaatacatattggtccggtgcggagcgatccgcacgcacgatccgcgtgacactaaaaccaacCTAAAATGTTTGtggaaaacgctgaaatataatttttagtTCGCCTACGGCAATTCGGTAGGCAAAGGCAAGTGATTTGCATAACTGAAATTGCTCAGAAAAAAACAATAGGCGCCTTTACTAATAAAGTCCGTATAAActataagcatagagaaatatagtaagtatagagtgctcactccatacatcatgcAGTTTTGGTATAAagcgactattattttcatagtcgataTCTAGCATcatagaaatataagtaaagaaagagtggttactccatacatcagttttcttaccaatacgagttatttcgtagtcgcatcgagtagcggaattatcaacATACATAGAAATATGGCATGACCATACTTTGTCTTTCTTTGCATTTGTCTTTCATTATAATCGTGGCAGTAATGCAgcggcgaacgtcactcattttatcaaggaaattggcaGATACATCGCCAGCAGatacatccgaatgtcacctttagtaTTATTAATGTTCCATATAATAAGTAATATGCACGTTGCACATAATAACATACCTAATAGGTCATATTAAATAGGTTAAATGTTAAGTAAACACTCTTTATCGTTGCGTGATTTGGTTATGTTTAAGTCGATATTGCAATGGCACCTACCTACTCacattaattgtaaataaataggtacatattacagtacatatggtgctactttcccgcactagtgcgggtaTGAACACTTCCATGCccatgtcgaaagtttaaatgaccatatgtactgtaaaacgttgtacaatacacgtgcgaataggtaattcgcatcGCATTCGCGTGTCGATTTAAAAGtcgagttttaatttatcgccaatcGTTGCGCATAGCCTactttcgcacttgtattgtaaataCTATTGCGTACGTAGGTACTTGCCTATTATGCTGGATAGATTTCTATAATAAACTCATTGGTTTAAACCCACAACCTACTGTTTGATTATGATTTGAATATCATATGTTTCCGTAGTAAACCAATGTGTTTAAACCTGAAAACGACTTTTTGAATATGATTTGAATATCGTATGTTTTACAAGGCCGAACAACTTCCTCTTTATTCtggatttattatttatatctgGATTTACTTAAGTAAGTCGGATAAAAGAAATTGCTTTGTTAAAAATCCGCGATTACTAAGAAACCGTTGCGGTAAACATACAAGTATGTTATGTTTACAATATGAGGGTCAGACAAATCAAATCAGTTGCAAATGACCCCTACTGGAAAGCGTACGTGTTTCAACTATAAACTATTATAATGTGATTACGTGATAAATATTtcgttctaaaaataaatactatttatacaagaaaagctattaaaatatcattatataAAATCATAATCGTAAGTGATTTGATCATTGTGTTTTAAGTGGAAAACGTAAGTatctttgtttgttttgtttcaatTTGATATTAGTTATTTGGTAGTGTGAGCGGGTAAGTACAATCAGAAAAATAAAACCTGCGTCTTTTATGTcgttaaatgattttttttgttatattttttagagttTGAATATTGGTAAGATACTTACTACTTAATTTCCAATTGACAAATAccataaacaaacaaataacgACATTTTGTGATAGATTTATGATGAAAAATTCTAAATGAAGCAatcaataataaattaaactaaaagcttgtaatgttttcacgtTTAAGTATTAAATCTGAATTATGTAGAAAACAGTGTCTTTAATAAATACATGTCTACCCCCATTctgaaaaaaacaaaattaaaacttttactcagaaaataaattgtttatttatttattttattttaatctttattgcacaatacatgaaggtacaaatggcggacttaatgccttaaggcattctctaccagtcaaccaatgggtcaaaccAGAAAGATAAGTAGGTGCAGTATCTTAAATTCGAGGGGGATatcatatttaataataataataatatttaataataatacttcctaaacgccaaggatctccacaaccgcgaggtgtacaatctcaggaattatttccttaacaacgagtgtgggatgcatcgtgatgtggtggcagtagacaggaacctcacgccgctctccttggcaaacgagaactggcgcaaacctgtggtactaagtactgcggatcgcaaggcggcatgggagagtaaggtgctacacgggtggttctacaaggccctcacgggacccgatgtggacctgctcgcgtcggtgaactggctacgattcggggacctcttcggagaaaccgagggttttgcctgtgcaattgcggacgaagtaataatgacgaacaactatcggaaatatatcctgaaggacggtacggtcgacatttgtcgggcatgccgccgtcccggagagtcactcaggcatatcatttccggttgttctcatcttgctaacggcgagtacttgcacagacataatctcgtagccaggattattcaccaacagcttgctcttctatacggtcttgtggaccgcgaagtaccgtactacaagtattcacctgtgccagttcttgagaatggtcgtgccacgctctattgggatcgatctattatcactgacaggactattgtagccaataagcctgatattgtgataatagatcgagcgcaacgccgggccgtgctcgttgacatcaccatcccccatgatgagaatctcgtgaaagccgagaaggacaagtccagtaagtacctagacttggctcacgagataaccgccatgtgggatgttgattcgacgatcattgtcccgatagttgtttcagcgaacggtctaatagcgaagagtctcgaccaacatcttgagagactctcgctaggtggttggatcaagggccagatgcagaaggcggtgatcttggacacggcgcggatagtccgccggttcctctctctgcggccctgaccaccggtagcttgggccctgccccgctgccggcggcattctaggttaggttttttataatgtgtttatatgtattttttattgttttgtaagtgtttttatattttacttttatattcatattataaataacctaacgtaagaggaaagataaataaaggaataataataaaagacgtttattcaaagagtttgaacataggtacataataaaagtacacaatAATGCTTACAAACTAATTGAAAGGGAAGGTGGCTCAGCTAATGTCTGTGCCAAAAGACTACGGGGCACAGCGGCCCTAAAGACTTCCAGCAACGGACGCTGTTATTCTGCCACCGCCGTATTTATATCTAGCTAAGGACAGTAGAAACATTTACACTATTACACATAGGACAGGATAGCAAAACCGAACAATGCGCAGTGGATAAAAAAGTgctaacttaattaaaattaaatatctaaaGGTCACTCAACCAAAAGTGTACGTTAATTCCTTTTGGAGGTCCAGTAAATAAGCCTTGCAACGTAGTTTGAAAACCGCCAGGGACTTACTGTTAGCTACTGGTGGCGGCAAATTGTTCCAGCATTTAGACGCAGCATAGCGAAAACTGCCTCTAAATGACTGAAGCCGGAGCAGTGGAAGGGAGATACGCTCTTGTTGCTCACGCAAACCTTTCAACTTTCGGTTAGGTTTCCATTCGAGTGTACGCGCGAGATAGGGTGGAATGCCAGATTGTTTAAGCGTAAATACCATTGCCGCGAGCTTTAGTATTCGTCTGTGCGACATATTAAGTTTACGCGCTTTATTAAGGTAAGGGCTAT
Above is a window of Cydia amplana chromosome 26, ilCydAmpl1.1, whole genome shotgun sequence DNA encoding:
- the LOC134660309 gene encoding cytochrome P450 307a1-like, whose product is MSALLLIAVAVLILYKVYSRKSISIKRENKYGEAKEVVLSEAPGPVPFPVVGSLHLLGKQESPFQAFTELAKEYGDIFSIQLGGSKCLVVNNLELIREVLNQNGKFFGGRPDFERFHRLFAGDRNNSLALCDWSNLQLRRRNLARRHCGPKQHTDNFARIGSVATFEAIELVQTLKHVTRTTESAINLKPLLMSTAMNMFSHYMCNVRFDEDDVEFRKIVDHFDEIFWEINQGYAVDFLPWLSPFYKKHMDKLSNWSKEIRSFILSRIVEQREMNLETDGPEKDFLDGLLRVLHDDPTVDRDTIIFMLEDFLGGHSSVGNLVMLCLAAVARDPEVGKKIRSEIEGLTKGKRAISLVDRSSLPYTESTILEVLRYASSPIVPHVATENAEVAGFGVEKGTTIFINNYELNTSEKYWSEPEKFDPSRFLERSKVRVRRNSQCDSGMESDSERTGPINKTTEMEKEVVSVKKNIPHFLPFSIGKRTCIGQTLVTTMSFVMFANIMQEFDIGAEHLEDLRQKPACVALPKDTFNLYVVPRKH